Genomic DNA from Streptomyces sp. GS7:
GCGGGCGACCGGCAACAGCCGGGACGCGCTGCCGGTGCTGCGGCTCGCCCTCCGGGAGCGCGGACCGGACGGCCGGGGCAGCCTCCCCGCCGTCCAGCTGGAACTCTCCGAACTCCTCGCCGAGACCGGGCAGATCAAGGAGGCCATCGAGGTCCTGGAGCAGGCGTTCCACCAGACCCACCAGGTCTACGGCCCGGAAGCGGTGCTGGTCTGCCGGCGGCTGGCCGATCTGCTCCAGGAGTCCGGCAACCACATCCAGGCGTGTGAGGTCCTCAAGCACGCCCTCGACCTGACGGAGACGGCGCGGCGCAGCCGGCGGTGAGCCGGGCCCGGCACGCGGACGGCCCGCCGGGAAACCCCGGCGGGCCGTCGCGTACGGGCACAGCGTGCTCAGCCGCCGAACTCCTCCAGGCCCTTGAGCGCCTGGTCCAGCAGCGCCTTGCGGCCCTCCAGCTCGCGGCCGAGCTTGTCGGCCTTGGCGTCGTTGCCTGCCGCCCGCGCCGCGTCGATCTGCTTCTGGAGCTTGTCGACGGCGTCCTGCAGCTGGCCGGTCAGCCCCGCGGCCCGCGCCCGCGCCTCGGGGTTCGTACGCCGCCACTCGGCTTCCTCGGCGTCCTGGATGGCCCGCTCGACGGCGTGCATCCGGCCCTCGATCTTCGGGCGGGCGTCCCGCGGCACATGGCCGATGGCCTCCCACCGCTCGTTGATCGCCCGGAACGCGGACCGTGCCGCCTTCAGGTCGGTCACCGGGAGCAGCTTCTCCGCCTCGACGGCCAGCTCCTCCTTGCGGGTCAGGTTCTCCCGCTGCTCGGCGTCCCGCTCCGCGAAGACCTCGCCGCGCGCCTGGAAGAACACGTCCTGGGCGCCGCGGAAGCGGTTCCACAGGTCGTCCTCGTGCTCGCGCTGGGCGCGGCCCGCGGCCTTCCAGTCCGTCATCAGCTCGCGGTAGCGGGCGGCGGTGGCGCCCCAGTCCGTCGAGCCGGACAGCGCCTCGGCCTCGGCGACCAGCTTCTCCTTGGCCTTGCGGGACTCCTCGCGCTGCGCGTCCAGCGAGGCGAAGTGCGCCTTGCGCCGCTTGGAGAACGCCGAGCGGGCGTGCGAGAAGCGGTGCCACAGCTCGTCGTCGGTCTTGCGGTCCAGCCGCGGCAGGCCCTTCCAGATGTCGACCAGCGCCCGCAGCCGCTCACCGGCCGCCCGCCACTGCTCGCTGGCCGCCAGCTCCTCCGCCTCGACGACCAGCTTCTCCTTGGACTGCCGGGCCTCGTCGCTCTGCTTGGCCTTCTGGGCCTTGCGCTCCTCGCGGCGCGACTCGACCGTGCCGACGAGCGCGTCCAGCCGCTTTCTCAGTGCCTCCAGGTCGCCCACCGCGTGGTGCTCGTCCACCTGCACGCGCAGGTGGTCGATCGCGGTCATGGCGTCCTTCGCCGAGAGGTCGGTGGTCTTGACCCGCCGCTCCAGGAGGCCGATCTCGACGACCAGGCCCTCATACTTGCGCTCGAAGTAGGCAAGGGCCTCCTCGGGAGTTCCCGCCTGCCACGATCCGACGACCTGCTCGCCGTCGGCGGTACGCACGTACACGGTCCCCGTCTCATCGACGCGGCCCCATGGGTCGCTGCTCACAGCGCCTCCTCCACATGATGCCGACGGGGCGTGCGGCCCCCCGGCATCGTCCACAGTTTCTGTCCGGCCGGGCAGCGCCCTGGCCGGTCCGACGGGCTGTCTTGCGGGTGAGGGTGGTCAGGCCGTCGGAGCAGGCACCCTACACAACGCCAATCTAGGCGACCGGCGGTCGGCTGTCCGCATCCAGCACGACCGAAATTCCAGATGGGACGACGGGCGCCGCCCCTTCCGGCCGGCGCTCAGGACTTCGTGACGGCCGCCTTGTCGATCACGACGGTGGCGTTGGGCGCGGTGTTGCCGTTGGCCGGATCGGGCCGCGAACCGGCGGCGGCGATCTTCTTCAGGACGTCCATACCGCCGGTGATCCTCCCGAACGGCGTGTAGTTCGGCGGCAACTGGCTGTCCTGATAGACGAGGAAGAACTGACTGCCGCCGGAATCACGGGTCTTGTCGTCCTTGCCGTCGTAGCGGTTGGCCATCGCGACCGTGCCCGCCGGATAGACATCGCCCTTGATCCGGGGGTCCTTGAGGTTCTCGTCCGGGATGGTGTAGCCGGGCGTCCCCTCGCCGGTGCCCTTCGGGTCGCCGCACTGCAGGACGTAGATCTGCGAGTCGACCAGGCGGTGGCACCGGCTGTGGTCGAAGTAGCCCTGGCCGGCCAGGAAGGCGAAGGAGTTGACGGTGTGCGGCGCCTTGCCGGCGTCCAGCGTGAACGTGATCCGGCCGCAGGTGGTGTCCAGCCGCGCGGTGTACGACGCCGAGGTGTCGATGGCCATCGCCGGCTCCTTGGGCCAGGTCTTCGTCGACGGCGCGCCCTTCGCGGGCCTGCCGCACGGGTCGGCGGCCTGGGAGGGCGCCGGGGACACCGCGTCGTTGTAGGCCCCCTGGCGCACGCTGCCGGTCAGCGACACCGAGGCGTACGCGGCGACGCCCGCGGCGAGCACGACGGTCAGGGACGACGCGATGATCACGTTGCGGCGCCGGTACCTGCGGGACTTCTCGGCCCGGCGCTCCTGCTGGCGCTCGTACTTCTGCCGGGCGAGCTGCCGCCGCCGCTGATCGTTGCTGACCACCGGTCGTCTCCTTGTCCTGAGCATCGATCGCTGCCGTCTGCCGTGGCCGTACCGTATACGGGTTCGCCCTGCCGGGAGTCGCGCCGGTAGGCTCTGGAGCTGCCGGGATGTTCCGGGCGCGGCCCCGCGGGCCGGCCCCCACCGATCTTTAAGGACGAACGTGCTGATTGCCGGGTTCCCCGCCGGGGCCTGGGGGACCAACTGCTACTTGGTCGCCCCCGCCGCCGGCGAGGAGTGCGTGATCATCGACCCGGGCCATCAGGCGGCCCAGGGAGTCGAGGACGCGGTCAGGAAGCATCGGCTCAAGCCCGTCGCGGTCGTCCTCACCCACGGGCACATCGACCATGTCGCCTCGGTCGTCCCGGTGTGCGGCGCGCACGACGTCCCCGCCTGGATCCACCCCGCCGACCGCTACATGATGAGCGACCCGGAGAAGGCCCTGGGCCGCTCCATCGGGCAGCAGCTCATGGGCGAGCTGACCGTGGGGGAGCCGGACGACGTCAAGGAGCTGACCGACGGCGCCGCTTTGGAACTCGCCGGGATGGAGTTCTCCGTCGCGCACGCCCCGGGCCATACCAAGGGGTCGGTGACCTTCCGGATGCCCGAGCAGGCGGACGTGCCGCCGGTCTTCTTCTCGGGCGACCTGCTGTTCGCCGGCTCCATCGGACGCACCGACATGCCGGGCGGCGACCACGCCGAGATCCTCCGGTCGCTGGAGCGCGTGTGCCTCCCGCTGGACGACTCGACCGTGGTCCTCTCCGGCCACGGCCCCCAGACCACCATCGGCCGCGAGCGCGCCACCAACCCCTTCCTGAGGCAGGTGGCCGCCGGCCTCGGAGACGGCATCCCGAACGCCGCTCCGCGACGAGGAATGTGACGAGACCTTCCGTGAGCACCTTTCAGGCACCCAAGGGCACCTACGACCTGATCCCGCCGCACTCCGCGACGTACCTCGCGGTGCGCGAGGCGATCGCCGCGCCCCTGAGGAACTCCGGGTACGGCTACATCGAGACGCCCGGATTCGAGAACGTCGAGCTGTTCGCGCGCGGTGTCGGTGAGTCCACCGACATCGTCACCAAGGAGATGTACGCCTTCGAGACCAAGGGCGGCGACCGGCTCGCGCTGCGCCCCGAAGGCACCGCGTCCGTGCTGCGCGCGGCGCTGGAGGCCAACCTCCACAAGGCGGGCAACCTCCCGGTCAAGCTCTGGTACTCCGGCTCGTACTACCGCTACGAGCGCCCGCAGAAGGGCCGCTACCGCCACTTCTCGCAGGTCGGCGCCGAGGCGATCGGCGCGGAGGACCCGGCGCTGGACGCCGAGCTGATCATCCTGGCCGACCAGTCCTACCGCGCGCTGGGCCTGCGCAACTTCCGGATCCTGCTCAACTCCCTGGGCGACCAGGAGTGCCGCCCCGTCTACCGCGCCGCGCTCCAGGACTTCCTGCGCGGGCTCGACCTGGACGAGGACACCCGCCGCCGGGTCGACATCAACCCGCTGCGCGTCCTGGACGACAAGCGCGAGGCGGTCCAGAAGCAGCTCGCCGGGGCGCCCCTGCTCCGCGACTACCTCTGCGAGGCGTGCAAGGCGTACCACGAGCAGGTCCGCGAGCTGCTGACCGCGGCGGGTGTGGCCTTCGAGGACGACGAGAAGCTGGTCCGCGGGCTGGACTACTACACCCGTACCACCTTCGAGTTCGTCCACGACGGCCTCGGCTCGCAGTCCGCGGTGGGCGGCGGCGGCCGCTACGACGGCCTCTCCGAGATGATCGGCGGCCCCGCGCTGCCGTCGGTCGGCTGGGCGCTGGGCGTCGACCGCACGGTGCTGGCGCTGGAGGCCGAGGGCATCACCCTCGACATCCCGGCCGCCACCGCGGTGTACGCCGTGCCGCTCGGCGAGGAGGCCCGCCGGGTGCTGTTCCGCGCGGTCACCGAGCTGCGCCGGGCCGGGGTCGCCACCGACTTCGCGTACGGCGGCAAGGGCCTGAAGAACGCCATGAAGTCCGCCAACCGCTCCGGCGCGCGGCTGGCGCTGGTGGCCGGCGAGCGGGACCTGGCCGAGGGCGTCGTCCAGCTCAAGGACCTGACGAGCGGCGAGCAGACCGCCGTCGCACTGGACGCGGT
This window encodes:
- a CDS encoding peptidylprolyl isomerase; protein product: MVSNDQRRRQLARQKYERQQERRAEKSRRYRRRNVIIASSLTVVLAAGVAAYASVSLTGSVRQGAYNDAVSPAPSQAADPCGRPAKGAPSTKTWPKEPAMAIDTSASYTARLDTTCGRITFTLDAGKAPHTVNSFAFLAGQGYFDHSRCHRLVDSQIYVLQCGDPKGTGEGTPGYTIPDENLKDPRIKGDVYPAGTVAMANRYDGKDDKTRDSGGSQFFLVYQDSQLPPNYTPFGRITGGMDVLKKIAAAGSRPDPANGNTAPNATVVIDKAAVTKS
- the hisS gene encoding histidine--tRNA ligase — translated: MSTFQAPKGTYDLIPPHSATYLAVREAIAAPLRNSGYGYIETPGFENVELFARGVGESTDIVTKEMYAFETKGGDRLALRPEGTASVLRAALEANLHKAGNLPVKLWYSGSYYRYERPQKGRYRHFSQVGAEAIGAEDPALDAELIILADQSYRALGLRNFRILLNSLGDQECRPVYRAALQDFLRGLDLDEDTRRRVDINPLRVLDDKREAVQKQLAGAPLLRDYLCEACKAYHEQVRELLTAAGVAFEDDEKLVRGLDYYTRTTFEFVHDGLGSQSAVGGGGRYDGLSEMIGGPALPSVGWALGVDRTVLALEAEGITLDIPAATAVYAVPLGEEARRVLFRAVTELRRAGVATDFAYGGKGLKNAMKSANRSGARLALVAGERDLAEGVVQLKDLTSGEQTAVALDAVVDEARRALG
- a CDS encoding DUF349 domain-containing protein, yielding MSSDPWGRVDETGTVYVRTADGEQVVGSWQAGTPEEALAYFERKYEGLVVEIGLLERRVKTTDLSAKDAMTAIDHLRVQVDEHHAVGDLEALRKRLDALVGTVESRREERKAQKAKQSDEARQSKEKLVVEAEELAASEQWRAAGERLRALVDIWKGLPRLDRKTDDELWHRFSHARSAFSKRRKAHFASLDAQREESRKAKEKLVAEAEALSGSTDWGATAARYRELMTDWKAAGRAQREHEDDLWNRFRGAQDVFFQARGEVFAERDAEQRENLTRKEELAVEAEKLLPVTDLKAARSAFRAINERWEAIGHVPRDARPKIEGRMHAVERAIQDAEEAEWRRTNPEARARAAGLTGQLQDAVDKLQKQIDAARAAGNDAKADKLGRELEGRKALLDQALKGLEEFGG
- a CDS encoding MBL fold metallo-hydrolase translates to MLIAGFPAGAWGTNCYLVAPAAGEECVIIDPGHQAAQGVEDAVRKHRLKPVAVVLTHGHIDHVASVVPVCGAHDVPAWIHPADRYMMSDPEKALGRSIGQQLMGELTVGEPDDVKELTDGAALELAGMEFSVAHAPGHTKGSVTFRMPEQADVPPVFFSGDLLFAGSIGRTDMPGGDHAEILRSLERVCLPLDDSTVVLSGHGPQTTIGRERATNPFLRQVAAGLGDGIPNAAPRRGM